A single region of the Brachypodium distachyon strain Bd21 chromosome 3, Brachypodium_distachyon_v3.0, whole genome shotgun sequence genome encodes:
- the LOC100835028 gene encoding probable amino acid permease 7 isoform X2, translated as MAHVITAVIGSGVLSLAWSVAQLGWIGGPAAMVLFAGMTVIQSSLLADCYISRDPERGLVRNRSYVDAVSLYLGKKSQMFCGFFLGFSLFGSAVVYTLASATSMRAFQKASCYHRQGRGAPPCSAAAEGDGYYIFLFGLAQAVLSQIPDFHNMAWLSVIAAVMSFSYSFIGFSLGAAKVIENGGIKGEIGGIPLASPTQKVWRVAQAIGDIAFAYPYSLVLPVIQDTLRSPPSESETMKTASRASIAITTFFYLGCGCFGYAAFGDDTPGNLLTGFSDHHWLVGLANLCVVLHLLGGYQVYTQPVFALVERRFGGDAYAVDVELPLLGGRRRVNLFRLGFRTAYVAAATAMAVWFPYFNQVVGLIGAFTTWPLDIYFPVQMYLAQANVAPWTGRWFALQAFSATCLLVCAFASVGSAVGVLGLERS; from the exons ATGGCGCACGTCATCACGGCGGTGATAGGCTCCGGCGTGCTGTCGCTGGCGTGGAGCGTGGCGCAGCTCGGCTGGATCGGGGGCCCGGCCGCCATGGTGCTCTTCGCCGGGATGACCGTCATCCAGTCCTCCCTGCTCGCCGACTGCTACATTTCCCGCGACCCGGAGCGCGGCCTCGTCAGGAACAGGTCCTACGTGGACGCCGTGAGCCTTTACCTAG GCAAGAAGAGCCAGATGTTCTGCGgattcttccttggcttcagCTTGTTTGGGAGCGCCGTGGTGTACACTCTCGCCTCAGCCACTAGTATGAG AGCGTTTCAGAAAGCTAGCTGCTACCACAGGCAAGGCCGCGGCGCACCGCCGtgctccgccgctgccgaggGAGATGGCTATTACATATTCCTCTTCGGCCTCGCGCAGGCAGTGCTGTCGCAGATACCGGACTTCCACAACATGGCATGGCTCTCCGTCATCGCCGCCGTCATGTCCTTCTCCTACTCCTTCATCGGTTTCAGCCTCGGCGCTGCCAAGGTGATCG AAAATGGAGGGATCAAGGGCGAAATCGGAGGCATTCCCTTGGCATCCCCGACGCAGAAGGTGTGGCGCGTCGCCCAGGCCATCGGCGACATCGCGTTCGCCTATCCTTACTCCTTGGTTCTGCCAGTAATACAG GACACGttgaggtcgccgccgtcggagaGCGAGACGATGAAGACGGCGTCGAGGGCCAGCATCGCGATCACCACCTTCTTCTACCTCGGCTGCGGGTGCTTCGGCTACGCGGCCTTCGGCGACGACACCCCGGGGAACCTCCTCACCGGCTTCAGCGACCACCACTGGCTCGTCGGCCTCGCCAACCTCTGcgtcgtcctccacctcctcggcggcTACCAG GTGTACACGCAGCCGGTGTTCGCGCTCGTGGAGCGGCGCTTCGGCGGGGACGCCTACGCCGTCGACGTtgagctgccgctgctcggCGGCCGGCGTCGTGTAAACTTGTTCAGGCTGGGCTTCCGGACGGCGTacgtggcggcggccacggcgatgGCCGTGTGGTTCCCGTACTTCAACCAGGTGGTGGGGCTGATCGGCGCATTCACCACCTGGCCGCTGGACATCTACTTCCCCGTGCAGATGTACCTCGCGCAGGCGAACGTGGCGCCGTGGACAGGGCGGTGGTTCGCCCTCCAGGCCTTCAGCGCCACCTGCTTGCTCGTCTGCGCCTTCGCCTCCGTTGGCTCCGCCGTGGGGGTGCTCGGCCTGGAGAGGAGCTAG
- the LOC100835028 gene encoding probable amino acid permease 7 isoform X1 → MAGGGGSDRQTESLLAKLSEPSLHSSSEEHPVKRTGTVWTAMAHVITAVIGSGVLSLAWSVAQLGWIGGPAAMVLFAGMTVIQSSLLADCYISRDPERGLVRNRSYVDAVSLYLGKKSQMFCGFFLGFSLFGSAVVYTLASATSMRAFQKASCYHRQGRGAPPCSAAAEGDGYYIFLFGLAQAVLSQIPDFHNMAWLSVIAAVMSFSYSFIGFSLGAAKVIENGGIKGEIGGIPLASPTQKVWRVAQAIGDIAFAYPYSLVLPVIQDTLRSPPSESETMKTASRASIAITTFFYLGCGCFGYAAFGDDTPGNLLTGFSDHHWLVGLANLCVVLHLLGGYQVYTQPVFALVERRFGGDAYAVDVELPLLGGRRRVNLFRLGFRTAYVAAATAMAVWFPYFNQVVGLIGAFTTWPLDIYFPVQMYLAQANVAPWTGRWFALQAFSATCLLVCAFASVGSAVGVLGLERS, encoded by the exons atggcaggaggaggaggaagcgatCGCCAAACAGAGTCGCTCCTCGCGAAGCTCTCAGAGCCCTCCTTACACAGTTCATCCGAGGAGCACCCGGTCAAAAGAACTG GAACGGTATGGACGGCAATGGCGCACGTCATCACGGCGGTGATAGGCTCCGGCGTGCTGTCGCTGGCGTGGAGCGTGGCGCAGCTCGGCTGGATCGGGGGCCCGGCCGCCATGGTGCTCTTCGCCGGGATGACCGTCATCCAGTCCTCCCTGCTCGCCGACTGCTACATTTCCCGCGACCCGGAGCGCGGCCTCGTCAGGAACAGGTCCTACGTGGACGCCGTGAGCCTTTACCTAG GCAAGAAGAGCCAGATGTTCTGCGgattcttccttggcttcagCTTGTTTGGGAGCGCCGTGGTGTACACTCTCGCCTCAGCCACTAGTATGAG AGCGTTTCAGAAAGCTAGCTGCTACCACAGGCAAGGCCGCGGCGCACCGCCGtgctccgccgctgccgaggGAGATGGCTATTACATATTCCTCTTCGGCCTCGCGCAGGCAGTGCTGTCGCAGATACCGGACTTCCACAACATGGCATGGCTCTCCGTCATCGCCGCCGTCATGTCCTTCTCCTACTCCTTCATCGGTTTCAGCCTCGGCGCTGCCAAGGTGATCG AAAATGGAGGGATCAAGGGCGAAATCGGAGGCATTCCCTTGGCATCCCCGACGCAGAAGGTGTGGCGCGTCGCCCAGGCCATCGGCGACATCGCGTTCGCCTATCCTTACTCCTTGGTTCTGCCAGTAATACAG GACACGttgaggtcgccgccgtcggagaGCGAGACGATGAAGACGGCGTCGAGGGCCAGCATCGCGATCACCACCTTCTTCTACCTCGGCTGCGGGTGCTTCGGCTACGCGGCCTTCGGCGACGACACCCCGGGGAACCTCCTCACCGGCTTCAGCGACCACCACTGGCTCGTCGGCCTCGCCAACCTCTGcgtcgtcctccacctcctcggcggcTACCAG GTGTACACGCAGCCGGTGTTCGCGCTCGTGGAGCGGCGCTTCGGCGGGGACGCCTACGCCGTCGACGTtgagctgccgctgctcggCGGCCGGCGTCGTGTAAACTTGTTCAGGCTGGGCTTCCGGACGGCGTacgtggcggcggccacggcgatgGCCGTGTGGTTCCCGTACTTCAACCAGGTGGTGGGGCTGATCGGCGCATTCACCACCTGGCCGCTGGACATCTACTTCCCCGTGCAGATGTACCTCGCGCAGGCGAACGTGGCGCCGTGGACAGGGCGGTGGTTCGCCCTCCAGGCCTTCAGCGCCACCTGCTTGCTCGTCTGCGCCTTCGCCTCCGTTGGCTCCGCCGTGGGGGTGCTCGGCCTGGAGAGGAGCTAG